From a single Miscanthus floridulus cultivar M001 chromosome 8, ASM1932011v1, whole genome shotgun sequence genomic region:
- the LOC136477078 gene encoding mediator of RNA polymerase II transcription subunit 15a-like isoform X2: MDGAANWRPTQGADPAAVAAAGGVDPNAAAPAGSDWRTQLQPEARHRIVNKIMETLKKHLPVSIPEGLTELHKIAVRFEEKIYTAATNQTDYLRKISLKMLSMESQTKTQQNPGNAQVIPNQNPPGPGSSSKGKKQKKLRCHFCKKGGHFKKDCLKRKIWFEKKGVAYDPTH, encoded by the exons ATGGACGGCGCCGCCAACTGGCGCCCCACGCAGGGCGCCGACCCTGCCGCCGTCGCTGCCGCCGGCGGCGTCGACCCTAACGCGGCTGCCCCCGCCGGAAGCGACTGGCGCACCCAGCTTCAGCCCGAGGCGCGCCACAGGATCGTCAATAAGAT AATGGAGACTCTGAAGAAGCACCTGCCAGTATCAATACCAGAAGGACTGACTGAGCTTCACAAAATTGCCGTGCGATTTGAAGAGAAAATCTATACTGCAGCCACCAACCAG ACTGATTATTTGCGGAAGATTTCTCTGAAAATGCTGTCCATGGAAAGCCAGACAAAGACCCAACAGAACCCTGGAAATGCTCAAGTGATTCCAAATCAGAACCCTCCTGGTCCAG GTAGTAGCAGCAAAGGGAAGAAGCAAAAGAAGTTGAGATGCCATTTCTGCAAAAAAGGTGGCCATTTTAAGAAGGATTGCTTGAAGAGAAAAATATGGTTTGAAAAAAA
- the LOC136477078 gene encoding mediator of RNA polymerase II transcription subunit 15a-like isoform X1, translated as MDGAANWRPTQGADPAAVAAAGGVDPNAAAPAGSDWRTQLQPEARHRIVNKIMETLKKHLPVSIPEGLTELHKIAVRFEEKIYTAATNQTDYLRKISLKMLSMESQTKTQQNPGNAQVIPNQNPPGPAGSSSKGKKQKKLRCHFCKKGGHFKKDCLKRKIWFEKKGVAYDPTH; from the exons ATGGACGGCGCCGCCAACTGGCGCCCCACGCAGGGCGCCGACCCTGCCGCCGTCGCTGCCGCCGGCGGCGTCGACCCTAACGCGGCTGCCCCCGCCGGAAGCGACTGGCGCACCCAGCTTCAGCCCGAGGCGCGCCACAGGATCGTCAATAAGAT AATGGAGACTCTGAAGAAGCACCTGCCAGTATCAATACCAGAAGGACTGACTGAGCTTCACAAAATTGCCGTGCGATTTGAAGAGAAAATCTATACTGCAGCCACCAACCAG ACTGATTATTTGCGGAAGATTTCTCTGAAAATGCTGTCCATGGAAAGCCAGACAAAGACCCAACAGAACCCTGGAAATGCTCAAGTGATTCCAAATCAGAACCCTCCTGGTCCAG CAGGTAGTAGCAGCAAAGGGAAGAAGCAAAAGAAGTTGAGATGCCATTTCTGCAAAAAAGGTGGCCATTTTAAGAAGGATTGCTTGAAGAGAAAAATATGGTTTGAAAAAAA